A single Elaeis guineensis isolate ETL-2024a chromosome 15, EG11, whole genome shotgun sequence DNA region contains:
- the LOC105058119 gene encoding uncharacterized protein, whose product MGRTSTRLPSFCLNRVATRVRVRSPPIDSKPDSATVEASDQPPEPPANVEESDGGTKKEVEVGRRIMVVVDSSPEAKTALQWTLSHSVQSNDTIVLLDLVKPSKHGDQPQRERDPKGSELLCAMKSICQAKRPEVQVELSLVEGIDRGPTIVEEARKQGASLLVMGQKKRSITWRLLMMWAGNKIGSSIVDYCVQNASCMALAVRRKSRRGGGYLITTKRHKDFWLLA is encoded by the exons ATGGGCAGAACCAGCACAAGGCTACCAAGCTTCTGCTTAAACCGTGTGGCAACTCGTGTTCGGGTTCGGTCTCCACCGATCGACTCGAAGCCCGATTCTGCTACTGTTGAGGCTAGTGATCAGCCCCCTGAGCCTCCTGCCAATGTGGAGGAGTCTGATGGTGGAACAAAGAAGGAGGTAGAGGTTGGCAGGAGGATCATGGTTGTTGTGGACTCCAGCCCAGAAGCTAAGACTGCCTTGCAATGGACGCTCTCGCATTCGGTCCAGAGCAATGACACAATTGTTCTTCTGGATCTTGTGAAGCCATCTAAACATG GTGATCAACCTCAGAGGGAGAGAGATCCCAAGGGTTCTGAGCTCCTCTGTGCTATGAAGAGTATCTGCCAGGCAAAAAGACCTGAG GTGCAGGTTGAGCTTTCTCTAGTGGAAGGGATAGATCGAGGACCGACCATTGTCGAAGAGGCCAGGAAGCAGGGAGCCTCCCTGCTTGTCATGGGCCAGAAGAAGCGATCGATCACATGGAGGCTACTAATGATGTGGGCTGGGAATAAGATTGGAAGCAGTATTGTGGACTACTGCGTGCAGAATGCGAGCTGCATGGCTCTGGCAGTGAGGAGGAAGAGTAGGAGAGGTGGTGGATATTTGATCACCACCAAGCGCCATAAAGACTTCTGGCTTTTAGCTTAA